The following nucleotide sequence is from Cicer arietinum cultivar CDC Frontier isolate Library 1 chromosome 2, Cicar.CDCFrontier_v2.0, whole genome shotgun sequence.
GATCAAATGAGATCCCACCACCTAACTTCTTAGTTGTGAATAAGTTAAACTCAAAACGACATGGACAAGTAATCTATGAATTCGTTTACTTATTATTTACCTTTTGGTAAGACATTGACAAGTAAACCCTTATTAACCAAGCAATGTGTATGTTTCTGACTCAACtctatatataatatagttGCATATAAAGAACTAAAAGGAGCAGCAAAAAAGATATAAGAACAAAAGTTGCAATATGGTATCCAcataaagtattttaaatatagcAAAATTGCTTTGCTTCTTAAAAAGAGACATCATTTTtcaacaatgtcaattatatcAGACAAACTATGATACAACTTATTAAGCTGAATAAGCTTTTCAACTCACAAAAGAAGCTCAAAAAAGCTAATATGAATTACACTTTTctcaataacttttttttgcTAATTGCTTTAGATGTTAGAATTGGTAGAAGATCTTGTAGCCAAAGCTACTAGAAAGTCTCTATAGACCCCAGATGGAATGCTTTCACATATAACATCACCAAGTTCCTTCTCATACTTTTCCTTGAAAACTCTTCTAATCTCATCCATGTCAATTTCTGCCCTGCTTACAAGTGTTCTTGCCAAAGTTCCTATGTCTTTTTTCCTTTTGATGCTTGTATACAGACCCTGCCATTATTAACAAGAATTGTAACTTCATTTCAAATATCTAATcagattaaatatgtttttgttcccaataaaatttacaaaatttgattttgattcatgtaatttttttattcatattttattgagTTTCTAATATAGTGTTTCAAGTCATACATCAATCTCTTATGGGAAACAAATCAATTGTAATTGTGTGATACAACTTTAAATCTTGAGCGTTCGATCTCAAATTAATGGTCAAAATCATTTTATACTAATTTTATTGCTATCTCAAATTAGTGGTCTAGATCATTTATTATGTGTTATGTGTAAATGTGTGATTCCCTTaaacacaattaattttttagagtctaaaattaaattttgtggAAGAAAAACAAAGTATAAAAAAATGGGTTACCTTTGCATAATAATATGCTTGATTGCAAATACATTTCACAACCACCATTAGAGCTTTACCAAAATGTCCATAGTTTCCTCTCTTGATAAACTAAAACACAAAatgaatttcaaatatatatcaaataatgaaaatagatTTAATGGGGTAAGAAAGGAAGACATAGGATAATTACTAGCATAATCTTATTATTTAGTAGTTGATTAGTACCTTTGTGTAGTCATGACCATAAATGtgtttataactaaaaaatgttAGCTTTAGTTGTTGAATACTCCTCTTGCTTAAAAGTTCTAGTACAACAGCTTCATCTACAACTCCTAAGCTTCCTTCACCAGTTTCATATAGTCTCCTTGCATCACACTTAGAAATATGATGGCTAATATCTGATTGGTGAGCTTTATGTGATGCTGACAATGCCATGAGAATCTTCATATTCAAAATCAAACCAAAATTTCATTAACTTCACAAATATTAGTGGTTAATTTGttagataaaaaaaagaaagaaatataaGTAGTAGAGATTGAATTTTGGACCTCCTACATAATACTGCTTCGATGTCTCAACCTAAATCACTAGACTAATCCTTCTGAGACAATttacaaacaatttttttgaaaacctCACCTTTTGAAATGGATGTGGAGGGTCCAAATTTATAATATCTTGATCTAAATTTCTTCTAAACATTTTGTGATATGCTTGTGTGATGAGAACAACATGACTTGACTTCCTACCTACAAAAATTTCCACAAGAGCCTTGAAATTGGTCTCATTTTGTTGAAGAGCTTCTTTAGCAACAATAGCATCTCTATCATGTGGACAAATCATCCATAAAGACAAAGAAGAAAATTTCATTGAAGAAAAATCATCTTCATATCTTTGTAGTTGACCTATCAAGTCTTCACCATACACTGCCTTATAAGTCTCTCTTAGTCGTTGTCTTTCAAGGAGGGTTAAGCAAGCAAGAGTTGGAATAAGTTGGCTCAAACCACCTAAAGAATCATGAATTTTCTTACAATCTAGCTCAAAATTATGGTTTGTCATGGTTAGAATGTTGGTAGCcatttgagaagaaaaaaaaacaaacaatgtAATGGTTTTATTTATTGAAGTAGATAGTTTAGTTGACAATTTGACATGTATTTAAGCACCTATTACCTGAAGGGCAAGGCAAGAATAATACTTTTTGAAAAGGAAAAATGGGAAATGGTGGACTCATTAGTCACTAAGTGTGTGTTTTGTTAAACAtggtaaaaattgattttaaattaattttttttaattaaataagttacaTTAATAAAAGTCCAACGAATAGCGTCATCTCAGTTTTGTGATACAAATAAATATCGAGATGCACCAATGAAAAATTGCAAAATACCTATTTAAAACTTGTTAATACTCGGTATTTATCCTTTTTCATTAAAATTGTTTCTTATAAAATGCGAGTTAAATGCAAAATGTTTCATACTTAGATACATTTATATAATACTAAATTGAatagtaaatttaaattttaaaattaattttaaagacaaaattatcaaattttaattttatataaaaaaacaatattgatgtcaaaatcaattttactcaaaaaaaaatagttaaacacaattataagttATTAGAATATTTTTGTAAAGGTACAATAAATTTAGTAAAGTATGGGTTGAAAGTTGAAAAAGATGAGAAGTGAAGGTTGTGTGAAATGAGTTGATGGTGATGTGTAACGCAGGTTGAAATGTACTTGTAATGTAATGTGCGTGCCATGTGAAGTTTGTTTGATAGCTGAAATTGTAATTGGTTTCCAAGTAGACTATGAGTCCACCATCACACCTTTACACAACTTTTTCACTATGAGTCTCCTAACACCAACCACTAAAGTCACTTCtcattcaatttcttttttgtttttttttacttagaCACACATGTTCATTTTTGGAATTTCTTTTTACacattcttttaataaaatataaaatacttcgtttcttttaatatatattaaaatattccattttttttaactttgaatAAGTCAAATCACCAAAATGTGATCAcgtgaaataaagaaaattgataGTCGTTGGTCGCAATCGGATGTGAtcttttacatatatatttttgttttcttgcattaattgataaaaaaacaaaagaataatttataaataattaaaaatatataataatataaaattaattaaaattagttaaaaaaatgtattaaaaaatgtaaaaaattacatAGATCTAGTAGAATAGTCGGTAATGGAAGAGTTCGACTCCTTTAACTGTAATTGTTATTTATAGACTTCtcattcttcattttctccaattaaaaattaacaattttttgtcttttatggGAATCAAACTTGGTATTTAAGAGATAAgttttatacattttatttttaatgtctattttatttttaatgtaagtaagtgtattttttttcctccaaaaagaaacatataatGGAGCAAAGAAAAGAACGTGGACatgctatatttttttaacatgctacaatctttaaataattatatatatgttaatttatatttaataaataaaattaattgtaaaatatgaGAGAGTTGGCACTCCCAATTTATTTGCAAtgtcaaaaaaaaatagttaatatgTCGTAAAATAGGACGTGGACatgctatatttttttaacatgcTACAATCTTAAAAcaattgtatatatatgttaatttatattttaaataataaaattaattgcaaAATATGAGGGAGTTGGTTGGAGCAActcttaatttatttgtaatgtcACAAAAGAATAGTTAATATGCCGTAAAATAGGAGAGATTGGTAATCTGAATGTTACCGATAACtctattcaaatattaaaaaataaaaatagaaaatactaactattaattaataataatataaaattaattaaaattagtaaaaaaatacaaagaattGATAAATATTGAGTAGAGTTATTTGTGACATtcgaataatattttagattataaacGAGTAATTAATATAGTCCGTATGTGTTGTGCATCTTATTCTTAACGTATGTTTTACTTTAAAATGTAGGTAATTGTAtcttttttgtattttctaaACCGAATTTGAGTATTtattggacaaaaaaaaaagagcgTTGACATGCTAAAATCTTTAAAGATGCTACAATGtttaaacaattatatatatgttaatttattttaataaataaaattgactacaaaataaaaagaaatttgttgaaaataaaatattaatatataaataaatagaaaacatGTAAGTATTCATggaattatgtttatttattactCAGAGTCTATATAAAGAACTTCCTATGTATAGTTGAAATACACGAGTTATTCAACATGTCTCTCAATATTCTCTTATCATTCAACATGGTATCCAGAGTCTATTGATAGGCATCCCTAATCTTCAACTACTCTGGGGACCCACTATCTGGTGAGAATTTTTTCCGACAAACCGTGTTCTCAACTCCGGTTTTTCCTCCCTCTCCATGCCACACTACTgtattctcatttttttttccagCCACCCATGTTCTCCCGTCGCCGCTCCCTCTAACAACCTTTACGACAAACGACCACTCCAACAACGTCGTACATCCCAGATCAGTCCACCCCTCAACGCGCGTCATCAACAAACCTCTCACAAGCTAATAAGCGCCACCACGCTCTACGCTTGTCAGATACACACGCCACTTGCTGCCACCGCACGCCCGACAACCATTTACGATGCGACTTCTCTCTTTGCACTCGCCACAACCTTCTAATTCCATATTTGCCATGAGTTTCCAGTGACAGATATACGCATTCACGTTCAAACAACCCTTGTTTCCTCGATTCAAACACATTTTCTGGCTCTTTTTACCTACTATAATGTCTTTGTCTACTACTGAAACAAAGGACATATTTACCAACAACATCACCTCTGATATATGTACACAAATTGAATGGatcaaattatgatagttgggtCGCCGACATCAAACTATGGATGATTGGTCAAGGTTACGAGGACCATCTCACTAATACAACTGAAACTTCAAAATGGAAGCATAtagtgaaggtgcaaacacgagaatgaggttgaattgtatttgccaaagttgacaactttttgataatttataaataaataaaaaactagttttattttggtgacttacttggagtagaagcaatctGATTCAGAGATAGCAAGCAATGAATGCATAAATAATTCGACACGTAGATtaatcttggttcaccactaacttggctacatttagtcccctcattcagaagactttaatccactaattcaaatatcttgaattacaaagcacctgactctccaagtcagtctttccaaatagcctgacaaccccaaacttttgagaaactaaccacattgaccctacaagtcaagtcttctcctaacaacctgacaactctagattgaagaaagaactaaaccactatcgaggtgaatataaaatattggaacttgagtagttgcttgtaacaaagatgataataataatactctcacactctaagaaaagaacactcagaaaatattttaaacccagacaagtgtttctctctttgaactctaagaagaaatgagaactttgagcttgagttacTATTTTCTGCTTTTCGATACTTTTCTCCTTCAGTCTTGAGTGtttatttatagtgaaaatttgggaTTCAATTTAGCCCTTGTTTAAtgctgaattgtatcttgttcagattgagtttgtaaattcttcagattgattttgttcctattttgtgtagattgagtttgtaaattcttcagattgattatgttcctatttgTAGATTGACTTTGTAagttcttcaaatcttcatcaaatattgataaaatattcttcaaatcttgaccatattatcttttcaatttggtcaaatattttcttcaattgtaAATATGAACTagatcttattttagattttcatcaattataaatttgaatcaaatcttattttaaattttttttcaattataaatttgaataaaatcttattttagattttcttcaattataaaattgaattaaatctttattttagattttcttcaattataaatttgaatcaaatcttattttaggttttcttcaaaaatatgaatcttctttcatacattttgaagtcaaatatattgttttcatataatacttttgttaacatcaaaactctaaatgtaaaaccaacttggttctaacataTAGATGTTCAATTATGTAGTGTCATTAAGTTCACACTTCATCCAAACGTTAAACCGATTTTTCGTCCACATCTCATGTGTGAATTGGTTTGGAGTTAGGCAAAAGCACTCTACACTAATGACATTCAACGTCTCTATGGAGTTTGTCGCCGCTTATTGAATATCATTATTCTAAAGATGATAAATGGTTCTATTGCTACATACCTTGGCACCATTCGTAGTGCACTTCATAATTTTAATGAGGTTCCCCCTCATGTTGCAAGTAATCCAGTTGAACAAAAGAAGGAGCTGGATCAACACAACACCTACTTTATGCTTCTTGCACTATATGGCTTACCCCATGAGTATTCTCCAACTCATGATTAAATTTTGGTGTATGCTATTGTTCCGGATATGTCTACTACCTCAACGATCCTTCTTCGAGTACCAACAAAACATCGAATTATATATTACTTCAGCTTGGTGACATTGTTGCCCTTGCATATCTAGGACATAATTAGAGTCGCTCTTATGGAGGACCATCCAATTCTAAGCCTCGTCTTAAATGTGAGCATTGTAATCGACTTGGACACACTATTGATCGTTGTCGGAAGTTGTATGGTAAGCATTCGTCTTCGATAAATGCAACTCAACTTGATTCTTCTACTATTATTTAGGCTACACCGTCTCCATAGGGCTCTCCGACAAATGATGAAGATTTCCTCCAGTGGGTTCAAAGTCATACGAACTTTGGTTCTACTACTTTGGTTGCATACATCGGTAATTCATTTGTTTGCCTCTCTCGTCCCTTGAGTTCTTGATTTTTGTGTGTCTGATCATGTCACTGGTAATAACGGTCTATTTTATTCTCTCTCTACAATTGGTTTTTTTACCTACTCTAACTTCTGCCAATGGCTCTCAAACCCGGTCTCAAGGGGTTGACACTGTCCAAATTCTCCGTTCAATTTCAGTTGCATTTGTTCTCTATGTACTTGGATGTCCTTTTAATTTAGTTTCAGTTAGTCGATTAACTCGGTCCCAATATTGTATTATTACTTTCACTAATGATAATGTAACCTTTCAGGACTGAAGTTCGGGACGAACGATTGGCGTTAGATGTGAGTTTCAAGTCCTCTATTACCTTTCTTCATCATCCAAGACATGTTCTGCACATATTCCCCTCATACTATCCATGCTCAGCTAGGACACTCAAGTTTTACCAAACTTTAAAAATTGGTGCCTAGTGTGTCTAAGTTGTCCACTTTACATTGTGAATCGTGTCAATTAGGAAAACACACTCATAATCATTTTCTTGATCGAGTTAATAAAAAGGTGTCGCCCCtatttgctttagttcactctaATGTTTGAGGTCCTTCTTGTATTGTATCTGCTTTGGAGTTTAAGTCTTTTGATACTTTAATTGATGATTACTCTCGTTGTACatggttatttttaattaaaaaaaaatctgaactgttttctatttttgagaaattttatcaagaaattaaaacttattttggTGTTTCTATTCGTAATTTACGAAATGATAATGCTCATAAATATTTGTccaatcaatttcaaaattttatggcttCCAATGGTAGTCTTCAACAAATGTCGCGTCCTCATACACCCCAACATAATGGGGTAGCCAATCACAAAAATAGGCATCTTATTGAAACCACTCGAACAATACTTTTACATGGTGATATTCCATTCCATtttgggggggggggggggggtggTTTTGAGANNNNNNNNNNNNNNNNNNNNNNNNNNNNNNNNNNNNNNNNNNNNNGGGGGGGGGATGTCGTCTTAAAGACTTGCTACCTTATCCATTGTATATTGTCTTCTGTCCTTGATGGCAATATCTGTCATTTAGTTCTCTTTCCCCATACCCCTCTTCACTCACTACCTTCTCGTGTTTTTGGGTCCACGTGTTTTGTTCACAATTTATCTCCACGTGTTTTGTTAACTCGAACactcaagtgtgtctttctTGAATATCATCGATCTTctatcgttgttattctccaGCACTACACTGATACGTTACATCAACTAATGTTACCTTTTTTGAGTCTGTATCATATTTTGAACCAACCCATATAGCTAATGAACCCCATTAGGACATTAATCATGAACCTCTTTAGGTAGTTATCCCTATTATGCCCCCTCTTATTCCTTTCAAACTTGTCGAGTTTGTCCCCCAAACTCTAcgaccactacaaacatatcatCATCGTCGCCCACCCTCTGTTGTGCATGTTCATGTTTCCATTACAGACTTTCCTCTGACACCACCACTGGACTCGGCTCTACCACCTGAGCATGACTTTTCCATTGCTCTTTGTAAGGATATTTGCACAACACGTAATTCATCTCCTCATTGTATTGATTTATGTTACCATCATCCTTCTCCCTTGCATTACATTTGCTTTTCTTCTTTGTCTTTggtttctattcctaaatctccaggtgaagcattatcccaccctgagtggaggcaagcaatgcttgatgagatgtgtgcACTACAAAGTAGTGGTACTTGGGAA
It contains:
- the LOC101501647 gene encoding uncharacterized protein; the encoded protein is MATNILTMTNHNFELDCKKIHDSLGGLSQLIPTLACLTLLERQRLRETYKAVYGEDLIGQLQRYEDDFSSMKFSSLSLWMICPHDRDAIVAKEALQQNETNFKALVEIFVGRKSSHVVLITQAYHKMFRRNLDQDIINLDPPHPFQKILMALSASHKAHQSDISHHISKCDARRLYETGEGSLGVVDEAVVLELLSKRSIQQLKLTFFSYKHIYGHDYTKFIKRGNYGHFGKALMVVVKCICNQAYYYAKGLYTSIKRKKDIGTLARTLVSRAEIDMDEIRRVFKEKYEKELGDVICESIPSGVYRDFLVALATRSSTNSNI